In Bordetella genomosp. 11, the sequence AGGCTTGGACTTCAGCCAAGGCATAGAAGTCGAAAAGATAGCTGGCGAGTTGCGGTTGCGTCCAGCGACAGAGGACGACGACCCCTTTGGATTTGGGGCTGCGATTCGCAAACAGATCGAGACAGACACGCTCGACCCCTTGTTGATTCCCGACGTATTGCCAGAGGATGGCAAGTTCTAATCGGGAGCAGTATGCAACTCAACACGGCAATCGCCGCCGAGATTCGTCGCGGGCAAACGTACTGGGTCGACTTTGATCCTACGGTAGGAAGTGAACAGGCTGGGCGACGCCCATGCGTCATCGTGTCGCCAAATGCGATCAATCGGGTCACAGGCGCCAGGATAGTAACGGTAGTTCCGGTGACCACAAAAGGGGAAGCGGATGCCGTCCGTATTCCCGTAACGACCGGCGGTATCAGGGGTTTCGCTTTAATCCACCAGGTGCGGGTATTGGATCGGTCGCGCCTGGATGGGGTGATCGGCGAGCTCCACATTCGCGAACTCGTGCCTATCCTGACTCGCCTGCAGCAATATTTTCAGCCATAAACGGAAAGCTCCTCTTCCGAGTGGTCTTTACGCGAACATTCCCTACGACGTCACGGACGCGCCGCTCGACTTCACCGCGGCGGCCCATTTCCTGCGCTCGGCGGCCAGGAAAACACGGGCTGCTTCCGGCGTCATCGGATGCGGCAGCGTGGCTTGCTGCTTGAGCGCTTCCTGGTACTGGGGCGTGCCGGTGGCGGCGGCGAAGGCCTTTTGCAGCATGGCCACCGTCGCCGTCGGCGTGCCTGGCGTGGCGACGGCCGCCCACCACGACGGGGCGTCCAGCGCGGGGTAGCCGGATTCAACCAGGGTCGGCACATCGGGCAACTGCGGCAGGCGAACGGCGGTCGTCACGGCCAGGGGACGCAGGTTTCCACTTTTGGCCAGCGCCACCGCCAGGGTCGACCCGGTAAAGCAGAAAGCGATGCGCCCGGCGCGCAGGTCGGTGGCCAGCGGCGCCGCGCCCTGATAGGGCACGTGCAGGAACTTCACGCCCGCCGAGCTGGCCAGCAATTCCGTCGTCAAGTGGCTGAGCGATCCCACGCCGTTGGAGCCGAAGGGAATCTCGCGCGGCTTGGCCTTGGCGCGTTCCACCAGTTCGGCCACGCTCCTGACCGGCAGGGTCAGTTCATTGACCAGCAGCACGTTGGCGTTGTCGCCCATCATGCCGATGTAGGGAAAGGTGGCGGGATCGTAGCTGAGGTGCTTGTACAGGCTTTGGTTGATGGCCATGATGGCCTGGCCCGCCATCAACAGCGTGTGGCCGTCGGCGGGCGCGCGGGCGACGTAATCGGCGGCAATGTTGCCGCCCGCGCCGCCGCGGTTTTCCACGATCACCGTCTGCTTGAGTTGTTGCGACAGTGCATTGGCGACGACCCGGCCCAGCGTGTCGGAGGATCCGCCGGCGGGGAACGGTATCACCAGGCGCACGGGCTTGCCGGCGAAGTCGTCCGCGCGGGCCGCGCGCCAGATCAGCGCGGCGAAGGGGGCGGCCGCCAGGCCGCGGATCAGCGCGCGGCGCGAGGGCAGGCGCGGCGCATACGCGTGGGAATGGGCATCTTGTTTGTCGTTCATCTTATGCTCCGGTACGGGCGCGTATCCGCGCGTCGTTCCTCTCCTCCTGGTTGACGATGGGTATGGCCCGGCACGGGCACGCCTTGTCCTGGCGTTCCTGTCCCGGCGTTCGTGTCCCTGCGTTCGCCGCTGCCCATCGCGCCGGGCCCGCGCAAGGCCGCCATGACAGGGGCCGCATCCGATCCTGGCGGCGCGATGCCGGATACGGTGCCGGTCGCTTCATCTTCCCGCCGTGGCGGCGTCAGGCAATAGCGCCCGCAATACGCTCATCGGGATTCCGCCGTCGGCCATCAGGCGCCGTTCGGCGGCGGTCAGCACCTGCGGGATCGTGTCGAAACGCACTTCGCGGCTGCCCTGGCGGGCGATCACACGGATCGGTCCACCCTCGCGGATACCCGCCTCGACGTTCTCGAAGCTAAAGGTTTCGTCGCCGCGCAATCCCAGCTGGCGCCAGCCTTCGCCGGGCAGGAAGGCCAGCGGCAGCACGCCCATGCCGATCAGGTTGGCGCGATGGATGCGTTCGAACGATTCGGCGATCACGGCCCTGACGCCCAGCAGCGCCGTGCCCTTGGCCGCCCAGTCGCGGCTGCTGCCCGTGCCGTACTCCTTGCCGGCGATGACGATCGTGGCGCGGCCCTCTTTGCGGTACGCATTGGCGGCATCGAAGATCGTCATGCGCGCGCGGTCGGGGAAGTGCAGCGTATTGCCGCCTTCCTCGCCGTCCAGCAGTGCATTGCGGATGCGGATGTTGCCGAACGTGGCGCGCGTCATCACATGGAAGTTGCAGCGGCGCGCGATATAGCTGTTGAACTCGCGCTGCGGCACGCCGGCATCGGCCAGGTATTGTCCGGGGGGTGTTTCCAGCGGGATTTCGCCGCCCGGCGAGATATGGTCGGTGGTCAGCGAATCGCCGAAGGCGGCCAGCACGCTGGCGGACTCCAGCGCCCGCGCCAGGCGTCCCAGGCTGTCGCCATCCGGTTCGTCCTTGAAGAACGGCGGATCGACCAGATAAAGCGATTGCGGGTCCCACGGGAAGCGCGGTCCCGATGGTGCCTGCATCTCGCGCCAGGCCTCGATATCCAGGTTGGCGGGATCGTAGACGGCTTCGAACAACTCGCGCGTACTGGCCAGCGGCAACACGGCCTGGATCTCCGCGGGCGTGGGCCAGACGTCGCGCATGTACACCGGTTGTCCATCGCGGTCCTGGCCGATCGGCTCCTTGTCCAGGTCGATGTCGATGCGGCCCGCAAGCGCATACAGCACCACCATGGGCGGCGCGCCGATGTAGTTGGCGCGGATCAGCTTATGGATGCGGCCCTCGAAGTTGCGGTTGCCCGACAGCACCGATACCGATACGAAGCGATCGCGCTCGATGGCCTGGACGACCGGGTCGGACAGGGCGCCCGACTTGCCGCCGCAGGTCGTGCAGCCGTAGCCGATCACGAAAAATCCCAGCGTCTCCAGGGCATCCATCAGCCCCGCCGCCTGCAGATAACGCGTGACCGTGCGCGACCCCGGTGCCAGCGACGTCTTGACCCATTCCGGCACGCGCAGGCCGCGCTCTACCGCCTTCTTCGCCAGCAGCCCTGCGGCCATCATCACCGTGGGGTTGGAGGTATTGGTACAGGACGTGATGGCGGCCAGCACGATGGCGCCATGCGGCAGGCGCAGCGGCTGGTCGCCGTCGGCCAATGTGGCGCGCTGGGCTACGTCGGCGTCCTTCGGCACCGCGAAACCGCCTTCCAGCGCCGGCTTGTGCAGGCGGTCGCGGAAATCGGCCGGGATCGCCGGCAGGGGCAGGCGGTCCTGCGGGCGCCGCGGGCCAGCCATGGACGGTACCGTTTCGGACAGATCGATTTCCAGCACGCGGCTGAACTGCGGCGGCGTTTCGTCGGCGTCTTCGCGCCAGAGGGCATTGGCACGGCAATATTGTTCCGCGCGTTCGATCACGGCGGGATCGCGGCCGGAGGCATGAAGGTATTCGATGGTGACCGCATCGACGGGGAAGAAACCACAGGTCGCGCCGTACTCCGGCGCCATATTCGCGATGGTGGCGCGTTCCGGCACGGCCAGCTCGCGCACGCCCGGGCCGAAGAACTCCACCATACTGCCGGCCACCTTGAATTCACGCAGCTTCTGCGTGATCAGCAGGGCGGCGTCGGTGGTCAGCGCCGGCGGCGGAATGTGGCCCACCAGCCGCACGCCGACGACTTCGGGCACCGGAAAGGTATAGGCATGGCCCAGCAGCGCGGCCTCGGCGTCGATGCCGCCCACGCCCCAGCCCAGCACCCCGATGCCGTTGATCATGGGCGTATGGGAATCGCCGCCGATCACGAAATCGGGATAGGCCCACTCGCCATCGGGCCGCGTTTCCTGTTGCACCACCGGGGAAACGAACTCCAGGTTCACCTGATGAATGATCCCGGTGCCCGGCGGAAACACGCGCAGGCCATTAAAGGCCTGCTGCGCCCACTTCAGGAAGCGATAGCGTTCCGCATTCTGCTTGAACTCGTACTGCATATTGCGCACGATGGACTGCGAATCGCCCCAATGGGTGACTTGCAGCGAATGATCCACGATCAGGTCCACGGGCACACGCGCATCCACGGCATCGACGTCGCCGCCGTGCCGCGCCACCGCATCGCGCAGCGCGGCCAGGTCCTGCAACACCGGCAGGCCGCTGGAATCCGGCAGGAACACCCGCGCGACCCGCAAAGGCAGGCCCGCGTCCACATGGTTGCGCCAGTCCAGCAGTGCGTTCAGCTCGTCGTCCGATACGTCCGCGCCCCAGCTTCGGTGGCGCGCCAGGTTCTCCAGCAGCACCCGGATAACGTAGGGAAAGCCGCGGATATCGCGGCCGGATTCCGCGGCGATCGCCGCGATATCGGTGTAGCGGACC encodes:
- a CDS encoding AbrB/MazE/SpoVT family DNA-binding domain-containing protein, giving the protein MSETLEHVITRLTLRKIGNSQGVLFPKSLLEGLDFSQGIEVEKIAGELRLRPATEDDDPFGFGAAIRKQIETDTLDPLLIPDVLPEDGKF
- a CDS encoding type II toxin-antitoxin system PemK/MazF family toxin, which encodes MQLNTAIAAEIRRGQTYWVDFDPTVGSEQAGRRPCVIVSPNAINRVTGARIVTVVPVTTKGEADAVRIPVTTGGIRGFALIHQVRVLDRSRLDGVIGELHIRELVPILTRLQQYFQP
- a CDS encoding Bug family tripartite tricarboxylate transporter substrate binding protein, producing the protein MNDKQDAHSHAYAPRLPSRRALIRGLAAAPFAALIWRAARADDFAGKPVRLVIPFPAGGSSDTLGRVVANALSQQLKQTVIVENRGGAGGNIAADYVARAPADGHTLLMAGQAIMAINQSLYKHLSYDPATFPYIGMMGDNANVLLVNELTLPVRSVAELVERAKAKPREIPFGSNGVGSLSHLTTELLASSAGVKFLHVPYQGAAPLATDLRAGRIAFCFTGSTLAVALAKSGNLRPLAVTTAVRLPQLPDVPTLVESGYPALDAPSWWAAVATPGTPTATVAMLQKAFAAATGTPQYQEALKQQATLPHPMTPEAARVFLAAERRKWAAAVKSSGASVTS
- the acnA gene encoding aconitate hydratase AcnA, translating into MTASSLQLDGQPVRYTDIAAIAAESGRDIRGFPYVIRVLLENLARHRSWGADVSDDELNALLDWRNHVDAGLPLRVARVFLPDSSGLPVLQDLAALRDAVARHGGDVDAVDARVPVDLIVDHSLQVTHWGDSQSIVRNMQYEFKQNAERYRFLKWAQQAFNGLRVFPPGTGIIHQVNLEFVSPVVQQETRPDGEWAYPDFVIGGDSHTPMINGIGVLGWGVGGIDAEAALLGHAYTFPVPEVVGVRLVGHIPPPALTTDAALLITQKLREFKVAGSMVEFFGPGVRELAVPERATIANMAPEYGATCGFFPVDAVTIEYLHASGRDPAVIERAEQYCRANALWREDADETPPQFSRVLEIDLSETVPSMAGPRRPQDRLPLPAIPADFRDRLHKPALEGGFAVPKDADVAQRATLADGDQPLRLPHGAIVLAAITSCTNTSNPTVMMAAGLLAKKAVERGLRVPEWVKTSLAPGSRTVTRYLQAAGLMDALETLGFFVIGYGCTTCGGKSGALSDPVVQAIERDRFVSVSVLSGNRNFEGRIHKLIRANYIGAPPMVVLYALAGRIDIDLDKEPIGQDRDGQPVYMRDVWPTPAEIQAVLPLASTRELFEAVYDPANLDIEAWREMQAPSGPRFPWDPQSLYLVDPPFFKDEPDGDSLGRLARALESASVLAAFGDSLTTDHISPGGEIPLETPPGQYLADAGVPQREFNSYIARRCNFHVMTRATFGNIRIRNALLDGEEGGNTLHFPDRARMTIFDAANAYRKEGRATIVIAGKEYGTGSSRDWAAKGTALLGVRAVIAESFERIHRANLIGMGVLPLAFLPGEGWRQLGLRGDETFSFENVEAGIREGGPIRVIARQGSREVRFDTIPQVLTAAERRLMADGGIPMSVLRALLPDAATAGR